The Ranitomeya variabilis isolate aRanVar5 chromosome 7, aRanVar5.hap1, whole genome shotgun sequence DNA window gagcgctgctcctgCATTGCACAGTAATATAATGAGTACTGCTCCTGCATTGCACAATAATATAACGAACGCTGCTCCTGCACAGTAATATAATGAGCGCTGCTCCTGACATGCACTGTAATTCACCCACCAGTCTGGTAACAAGCACTGACCTGATAGCGACGTTGCTCCCATCGATGATTATGTGTTTCAGGTCCACTCTCCCCAGCTCATTTTTTAGCTCCAGCCTATAGGGGGTCTTGATGGAGTTGAGGTATATCTGCACCCCGGTCACCGGCGGGTTGTACTTCTCTGGTCTCACAGATGCCGAGGGCTTCACGTCACTCTGCACAGGTTTCGGTGGATGGGTAGAATTGAAGCATTTTATGGGAATCTGTTTTGTTACCTGCGGCCATGGGAGGACGTTGGAAGGTCCCGGTGTGTCTGGGATTACGATGATATTATTCCTTGGAGGGCTGGAGGCACCTCTTGCAACAAAAGTAAAATTCTTTGGTAAACTACCTTCCGTTCCGGATACTTGAGTCTGAAGTCTTTGAGTAGCTGTTGGGTTGTTCTTCATGACGTTCCCCAAGTCCTCATTGCCGGCTGTGCGTGTCCTGACCGGATCCTCCATCACCTCCTGCCTCAGCTTAGATGCATTACCGTCTTTAGCATTTTGCCGTCTCTCAATATTTGCCGTCGGCACCTTGTTGCTTTCTTTTTTTATCTCATCAAGAAGTTTTAAGAGCTCCTCGGACTGCCCCAGCTCACGGATAACCTTCTCAACCACCTCCTTGGAATATCCCATGTTCTTGAAAAAGTTTACAAGGATCTTGTACTCGGATTCGGAGCTTATGGGATCATCTTCGTCCATGTCGATCAACGAGTCTTCGCTAGAGTCAGCCATCAGATCTATGATGGGCAAGTTGGTAGTGGCGGCGCTGGCACTTGAGACGGGACCGTCTTTCTGGATGCAGTCTAAGGAGAACGGCTTCTTCGGACATCGATCTTCATTCTCGGAGCATCGCCTCTTTGTGGACAATCTGTCCTGTTGGGTGAGCGACATGAGTGCGGGATGAGCTGCTGTCTCGGGTACACTGGAAAACACAGAATCCAGCTGGCTGGTCAACTCCGTTACGGGGGCCCGAGGTTTTTTTCTAGATGTTTCTGTGCACGGACTACTACGTGTCTTAGCATTGGTAATAACTGCGGCAATCTCCTGATCGGCGTCACAAGATTGATCCTCCAACGTGAGGTTCAGCAGCTCCTCCTTTAAGGCGCTGGGCAGTGACAATAAGTCCATGGTGTACTTATCTGCATTGGCCTCCACAAAACATTTAAACCTCTTTTTCACTTCCAGTTCTCGGCTTTGGGGTAAACTTTCATTATTTTTAAAAAGTCTTACAAACTGCTGGATGTGACTCTGGGCCATAACCACGGGCTCTGTTCCTCCTTTAATACCGAGGAGTCCGATCTCCAACATGGTGATGTGGGCGCAAGTGTCCATAATCAGATGGTTCAGGAACAAACTCTGGGCCCCAGCAAATATACAATGCATCTCCTTGGGGTAGCTTTCCTTCCTCTCCATCTCAGGTTCACAAAGGCCTTCAATATATTCctgcaaaaataaagaaaaaagaagagTAAGATCCTCAGGTAAAGGCAGTGGTGCGGTGAGGGGGAGGTATAAAATCTCACCTCTCTATACCCCACAAGGTCAAAACGATCCGAGACGAAAGGAGCAGCTTCAACTAGCAATGAATGGCGGCCAGCACCTATGCAGAGCACAACAGTAG harbors:
- the LOC143786261 gene encoding NEDD4-binding protein 1-like, producing the protein MTFLLHLAEKTGGIIVTNDNLREFVVESLAWTKIIKERLLQFTFVGDIFMIPDDPLGRHGPKLDNFLSKESEHRAQQPVTAISTVVLCIGAGRHSLLVEAAPFVSDRFDLVGYREDLTLLFSLFLQEYIEGLCEPEMERKESYPKEMHCIFAGAQSLFLNHLIMDTCAHITMLEIGLLGIKGGTEPVVMAQSHIQQFVRLFKNNESLPQSRELEVKKRFKCFVEANADKYTMDLLSLPSALKEELLNLTLEDQSCDADQEIAAVITNAKTRSSPCTETSRKKPRAPVTELTSQLDSVFSSVPETAAHPALMSLTQQDRLSTKRRCSENEDRCPKKPFSLDCIQKDGPVSSASAATTNLPIIDLMADSSEDSLIDMDEDDPISSESEYKILVNFFKNMGYSKEVVEKVIRELGQSEELLKLLDEIKKESNKVPTANIERRQNAKDGNASKLRQEVMEDPVRTRTAGNEDLGNVMKNNPTATQRLQTQVSGTEGSLPKNFTFVARGASSPPRNNIIVIPDTPGPSNVLPWPQVTKQIPIKCFNSTHPPKPVQSDVKPSASVRPEKYNPPVTGVQIYLNSIKTPYRLELKNELGRVDLKHIIIDGSNVAISHGLHKFFSCRGIAIAVEYFWNKGHRNITVFVPQWRMK